In a single window of the Streptomyces sp. CGMCC 4.7035 genome:
- a CDS encoding SpoIIE family protein phosphatase: MGSEGAAGRRTRTLRAELALKTLTEDLDPRERLRRVLEQALVFAGATLAAVYTPDEAGGQLRVTESVGVPRALYGLRDTYPLADGGPAADVYRSGQPLWLAAEDLGRCVDARRLPVRDFSLAVLPLRDGGALAAVSDSPDGFDAEERECLQMLAEAVVGPTRASATPSEPTGSSFSLAMDSGRVEVDDEMLELFEIDPQDFDGRVETLLARTVPEDLPALMSVVEADHMSIGDRELEFRILQPSGEPRWLRLRGRLLPAGEGRPDLLVGTVADASKLRPAVSDVTRIQRLAAALATAGTVRDVSRAVVAALRKPLQADRVALAELESDRLVVTVLDPPEPEAWPELWRTEWRSEWPDAPVRAMPTLATALREGRAQIWPAGTALEPALAEVGPGGLAVLPLSASGGLAGACLVGWNDPHDFAPDERALLTAVAGLAGQALLRAHSFDAEHELIGMLQRALLPRRLPRLPGAVAVARYLPTTAGLELGGDWYDVIPLPDNHVALVIGDVQGHSAGAATLMGQLRTALRAYAVEGHPPDVVVSRANRLLLDMESDLFATCCYVDVDMEEGTAWYVRAGHLPPVLRHPDGTTEIVESEGGPPLGVITQADFPVSPLRLQPGTLVALTTDGLVESAELDLEDGLERLADQLSAADPGHLGLVADAVLTEANRSDDVALLLVRYDGMAVRPLRESWTVWRVPEAVRHARRFTRRTMRAWGVTEDLDTVQLVVSELVTNALVHTDGQVRLDLTLINHRLRIAVADSSPRTPVKPTSIGWEATGGRGILLVEAVSAGWGTLPVSGGKQVWADVALEHSPLTAGT; encoded by the coding sequence GTGGGCAGTGAGGGCGCTGCGGGACGCAGAACGAGAACCCTACGTGCGGAACTTGCCCTCAAGACGCTCACCGAGGACCTCGACCCGCGGGAGCGCCTGCGCCGCGTGCTCGAACAGGCGCTCGTTTTCGCGGGGGCGACCCTGGCCGCCGTCTACACCCCGGACGAGGCGGGTGGCCAGCTGCGCGTCACCGAGTCGGTCGGCGTACCGAGGGCGCTGTACGGGCTGCGCGACACCTATCCCCTTGCCGACGGCGGCCCCGCGGCGGACGTGTACCGCTCCGGGCAGCCTCTGTGGCTCGCCGCGGAGGACCTGGGCCGGTGCGTCGATGCCCGCCGCCTGCCCGTCAGGGACTTCTCGCTGGCCGTCCTGCCACTGCGTGACGGCGGTGCTCTGGCGGCCGTCAGCGACAGCCCGGACGGCTTCGACGCCGAGGAACGCGAGTGCCTCCAGATGCTCGCCGAGGCCGTCGTCGGCCCCACGCGCGCCTCCGCAACACCCAGTGAGCCGACCGGCAGTTCCTTCAGCCTGGCCATGGACAGTGGCCGGGTCGAGGTCGACGACGAGATGCTGGAGCTGTTCGAGATCGACCCGCAGGATTTCGACGGCAGGGTCGAGACCCTGCTCGCCCGGACCGTGCCGGAGGACCTGCCCGCCCTGATGTCCGTGGTCGAAGCCGACCACATGTCCATCGGCGACCGGGAGCTGGAGTTCCGCATCCTCCAGCCCTCCGGTGAGCCGAGGTGGCTGCGGCTGCGCGGGCGCCTGCTCCCTGCGGGCGAGGGACGCCCGGACCTGCTCGTCGGCACGGTCGCCGACGCCTCGAAGCTGCGCCCCGCCGTCAGCGACGTCACCCGCATCCAGCGGCTCGCCGCGGCCCTCGCCACCGCGGGCACCGTCCGTGACGTGAGCCGGGCCGTGGTCGCCGCCCTGCGCAAGCCGCTGCAGGCCGACCGCGTCGCCCTCGCCGAGCTGGAGTCCGACCGGCTCGTCGTCACCGTCCTGGACCCGCCCGAACCCGAGGCCTGGCCCGAGCTGTGGCGCACGGAGTGGCGCTCGGAGTGGCCCGACGCTCCTGTGCGCGCCATGCCGACCCTAGCCACCGCGCTCCGGGAGGGGCGCGCCCAGATCTGGCCCGCCGGCACTGCGCTGGAGCCCGCGCTCGCGGAGGTCGGCCCCGGCGGTCTGGCCGTGCTGCCGCTGTCGGCCAGTGGGGGCCTGGCCGGCGCCTGCCTGGTCGGCTGGAACGACCCCCATGACTTCGCCCCCGACGAACGCGCCCTGCTCACCGCCGTGGCGGGCCTTGCCGGACAGGCGCTGCTGCGCGCCCACTCGTTCGACGCCGAGCACGAGCTGATCGGCATGCTCCAGCGCGCCCTCCTGCCGCGTCGCTTGCCGCGGCTGCCGGGCGCGGTCGCCGTGGCCCGCTATCTGCCCACCACCGCGGGCCTGGAGCTCGGCGGCGACTGGTACGACGTGATCCCGCTGCCGGACAACCACGTCGCCCTCGTCATCGGCGACGTCCAGGGCCACAGCGCCGGCGCCGCCACCCTGATGGGCCAGCTGCGCACGGCCCTGCGCGCGTACGCCGTCGAGGGGCACCCGCCGGACGTCGTCGTCTCGCGTGCCAACCGGCTCCTGTTGGACATGGAGTCCGACCTCTTCGCGACCTGCTGCTATGTCGACGTCGACATGGAGGAGGGCACCGCCTGGTACGTCCGCGCCGGACACCTCCCGCCCGTGCTGCGGCATCCGGACGGCACCACGGAGATCGTCGAGTCCGAGGGCGGACCACCCCTCGGCGTCATCACCCAGGCCGACTTCCCGGTGAGCCCGTTGCGGTTGCAGCCCGGCACGCTGGTCGCCCTGACCACGGACGGCCTGGTCGAGTCAGCCGAGCTCGACCTCGAGGACGGTCTCGAACGGCTGGCCGACCAACTGTCCGCCGCCGACCCCGGGCACCTCGGGCTCGTCGCGGACGCCGTGCTCACCGAGGCCAACCGCAGCGACGACGTGGCCCTGCTGCTCGTGCGCTACGACGGCATGGCGGTGCGCCCGCTGCGCGAGAGCTGGACGGTGTGGCGCGTACCCGAGGCGGTCCGGCACGCCCGCCGCTTCACCCGGCGCACGATGCGGGCCTGGGGGGTGACGGAGGACCTCGACACGGTGCAGCTCGTCGTCTCCGAACTCGTCACCAACGCCCTCGTCCACACCGACGGCCAGGTCCGTCTCGACCTCACCCTCATCAACCACCGGTTGCGCATCGCGGTCGCCGACTCCTCACCGCGTACGCCGGTCAAGCCGACGAGCATCGGCTGGGAGGCGACGGGCGGCCGCGGCATCCTCCTCGTCGAGGCAGTGTCGGCCGGGTGGGGGACGCTCCCGGTCAGCGGCGGCAAGCAGGTGTGGGCGGACGTCGCGCTGGAGCACTCGCCGCTCACGGCGGGCACGTGA
- a CDS encoding metallophosphoesterase family protein codes for MRLLLMSDTHLPKRARELPAPLLAELPRADVVVHAGDWVDVATLDLLESRSVRLIGVYGNNDGPALRARLPEVARADLDGLRLGVVHETGAAQGRERRCAERFPDLDVLVFGHSHIPWDTTTDTGLRLLNPGSPTDRRRQPHCTYMTATVTDGALTDVALHRLPARTGRPA; via the coding sequence GTGCGCCTGCTCCTGATGTCCGACACCCACCTGCCCAAGCGCGCCAGGGAACTGCCCGCCCCGCTGCTCGCCGAACTCCCGCGTGCCGATGTCGTGGTGCACGCCGGTGACTGGGTGGACGTCGCCACGCTCGACCTGCTGGAGAGCCGGTCCGTGCGGCTGATCGGCGTGTACGGCAACAACGACGGGCCGGCCCTGCGGGCCCGGCTCCCCGAGGTGGCCCGGGCCGACCTCGACGGCCTGCGCCTCGGCGTGGTCCACGAGACCGGCGCCGCCCAGGGCCGCGAACGCCGCTGCGCCGAGCGCTTCCCCGATCTCGATGTGCTGGTCTTCGGGCACAGCCACATCCCCTGGGACACGACGACCGACACCGGCCTGCGCCTGCTCAACCCGGGCTCCCCGACGGACCGCCGCCGCCAGCCCCACTGCACCTACATGACCGCGACCGTGACGGACGGCGCGCTGACGGACGTGGCACTGCACCGTCTGCCCGCCCGCACCGGCCGACCGGCCTGA